A genome region from Chryseobacterium sp. G0186 includes the following:
- a CDS encoding MarR family winged helix-turn-helix transcriptional regulator: MIALSEHLCFKTYAVSRCITGLYKPYLDEISLTYPQYLVMLVLWENGTMNIGKIGEHLHLDNGTLTPLLKRMEKNGLLSRKRSTDDERVVLIGLTKNGKLLKDKARHIPEAVQKSFHLDEEKKKQLMSALDEILSTQSLSKI; this comes from the coding sequence ATGATTGCTTTATCAGAACATTTATGTTTTAAGACCTATGCTGTTTCAAGATGCATTACCGGCTTGTATAAACCTTATCTGGACGAAATTTCATTAACGTATCCTCAATATCTGGTCATGCTGGTATTGTGGGAAAATGGAACAATGAATATAGGAAAGATTGGTGAGCATCTTCATCTAGATAACGGAACACTTACTCCTTTGCTGAAGCGTATGGAAAAGAATGGTCTTTTAAGCAGAAAACGAAGTACAGATGATGAAAGAGTAGTGCTTATTGGCTTAACCAAAAATGGAAAGCTTCTTAAAGATAAGGCTAGACACATTCCAGAGGCTGTTCAGAAGAGTTTTCACCTTGATGAGGAAAAGAAAAAGCAATTAATGTCTGCTCTGGACGAAATATTATCAACACAATCTCTATCCAAAATATGA
- a CDS encoding NAD-binding protein has product MKKIGIIGYGWLGARIEASLSNQYEVYATTTTQEKADELNARGVKAVVASFVDYQLKNSIPQWEEIENLDVLIITIPVSEKSCCVSSLYNRIQNLSSFIGDFKGQLFLMSSTGVYPDLSKEFTEEDMPWEKVSGERMIKNKYPQTNILRLSGLMGDNRLLKNYKVSNPDFAVNHIHYADIGGVIVKMIEEGLEAKLYNVSAPIHPTKSEVINAQKNIQEEQNVEEVKGKIILSSKLVSELDYVFQYPDPRTFHL; this is encoded by the coding sequence ATGAAGAAAATAGGAATCATTGGTTATGGATGGCTGGGAGCCAGAATTGAAGCTTCCCTGTCAAACCAATATGAGGTATATGCAACCACAACTACCCAGGAAAAAGCTGATGAATTGAATGCCCGGGGTGTGAAAGCTGTAGTAGCCAGTTTTGTAGATTATCAATTGAAGAATTCAATTCCACAATGGGAAGAGATCGAAAATCTGGATGTCTTAATTATCACTATTCCGGTTTCGGAAAAAAGCTGTTGTGTAAGTTCTTTGTATAACAGGATACAGAATTTGTCATCATTCATTGGAGATTTTAAAGGACAGCTATTTTTAATGAGTTCCACAGGCGTTTATCCGGATCTGAGCAAAGAGTTTACAGAAGAAGATATGCCTTGGGAAAAGGTTTCAGGAGAGCGAATGATCAAAAATAAGTATCCACAGACCAATATTTTAAGGTTAAGTGGTTTAATGGGAGATAACAGACTTTTAAAAAATTATAAGGTGAGCAATCCTGATTTTGCAGTGAATCATATTCATTATGCAGATATTGGCGGGGTAATCGTAAAGATGATAGAAGAAGGTTTGGAAGCCAAGCTTTATAATGTATCTGCTCCCATTCATCCGACGAAATCTGAAGTAATAAATGCACAGAAAAATATTCAGGAGGAACAGAACGTTGAAGAAGTAAAGGGAAAGATAATTCTGTCTTCTAAGCTGGTTTCGGAACTGGACTATGTTTTTCAATATCCTGATCCGAGAACGTTTCATTTGTAA
- a CDS encoding nucleoside phosphorylase: MLNKLAASELVLNEDGSVYHLNLLPEDIADKIILVGDPDRVAKVSKYFDTVEIKKNKREFYTHTGTLRGERITVMSTGIGTENIDIVMNELDALVNIDLQNKEFKTEHKALELFRMGTCGSVNPDVQVDNMLVTQNVVGLDGLMHFYQDYNFENEFSKNFLEKFPYERIKPMLYFSDWAEEMGEYYKDAKYHGNTATFPGFYAPQGRQLRLKAVDDQFLETLNDLGITNFEMETSAIYALSKLLGHKAITVNNVIANRRRGEFSADHHASEKNLITWVLDRIIK; the protein is encoded by the coding sequence ATGCTAAATAAACTTGCTGCTTCAGAACTTGTTCTGAATGAAGACGGAAGTGTATACCACTTGAATCTTTTACCTGAAGATATTGCTGATAAAATCATCCTTGTGGGTGACCCGGACAGAGTAGCAAAGGTTTCAAAGTATTTTGATACCGTAGAGATCAAAAAAAACAAAAGAGAATTCTATACGCATACGGGAACTCTTCGTGGTGAAAGAATTACGGTAATGTCTACAGGGATCGGAACTGAAAACATCGATATCGTAATGAACGAGCTTGATGCCCTGGTAAACATCGATCTTCAGAACAAAGAGTTTAAAACGGAGCACAAAGCGCTTGAATTATTCCGTATGGGAACCTGTGGAAGCGTAAACCCTGACGTACAGGTTGATAATATGCTTGTTACCCAAAACGTAGTTGGATTAGACGGATTAATGCACTTCTATCAGGATTATAACTTCGAAAATGAGTTTTCTAAAAACTTCCTGGAGAAATTTCCTTACGAAAGAATCAAGCCAATGCTTTACTTCTCCGATTGGGCAGAGGAAATGGGTGAATATTATAAAGACGCCAAATACCACGGAAACACCGCTACATTCCCGGGATTTTATGCTCCACAGGGAAGACAGCTTCGTCTAAAGGCAGTGGATGATCAGTTCCTGGAAACATTGAATGATCTTGGAATCACCAACTTTGAAATGGAAACTTCTGCTATTTATGCCCTTTCAAAATTATTAGGTCATAAAGCAATTACTGTAAACAATGTAATCGCTAACAGAAGACGTGGAGAGTTCTCCGCAGATCACCATGCTTCTGAGAAAAACCTGATCACTTGGGTACTTGACAGAATTATTAAGTAG
- a CDS encoding cytochrome-c peroxidase, producing MRSYPLLIVVLLIGFAVMSFNPVDKGKESENTFVNKGLSDFKSKLEQLKSDVHQFSEDRISIEELQKSLSSTRNSFKEIEFYIAYHYPEFTKTHLNAAPLFHIEAAGTSAYTLPPEGLQVLDELIFSEEAGEEKEKIKTIADFLYNSYSSFYLSAIKNGLSKGNNKTLPLRVELIRIYSLGVTGFDTPGSLNISEEASHALSGMQKYINDDSYFKNYNTQKANQILSEGIDYLSENKDFENFDRIEFYKKYIQPLYEELGSWDGRPDDLKEFSGWNVNNKNLFSSDFLDPYFYTLLKSSEDNPELRNLGKAIFYDQNVSGNGKMSCASCHLPENAFTDLKTKSQSNVEGKTVLRNSPSLYNAVFAKRFFYDLRAFYLEQQAEHVIYNEEEFNTSYESIIQKLKTKPEYKKAFRTAFKDGKINKENFSKALSSYVASLYSFDSDFDRFMRNEKNVSDDVKKGFNLFMGKASCATCHFAPHFSGLVPPFFNENESEVLGVTARPIKQLPVELDQDPGRGNSPVRKEKSWIYDYSFKTVTVRNIALTKPYFHNGAFNTLEEVLDFYNEGGGEGLGLKMKNQTLAPDKLNLTQTEINQIIAFLNALTDLGKAK from the coding sequence ATGAGATCTTATCCACTGCTTATAGTTGTCCTTTTGATAGGATTTGCAGTAATGTCCTTTAACCCGGTTGATAAGGGAAAAGAAAGTGAGAATACCTTTGTGAATAAAGGACTGTCTGATTTTAAGAGTAAACTTGAACAGCTAAAATCCGATGTTCATCAGTTCTCAGAAGACCGCATTTCCATTGAAGAATTACAAAAATCTCTCAGCAGTACAAGAAACTCTTTTAAGGAGATAGAGTTCTATATTGCCTATCACTATCCTGAGTTTACCAAAACCCATCTGAATGCAGCGCCATTATTTCACATTGAGGCAGCGGGTACATCTGCTTATACACTTCCTCCGGAGGGATTACAAGTATTGGACGAACTTATATTTTCTGAAGAAGCAGGAGAAGAAAAGGAGAAAATCAAAACAATTGCAGACTTTTTATACAACAGTTATTCAAGTTTTTATTTGAGTGCTATAAAAAATGGATTGAGTAAAGGAAATAATAAAACATTGCCCTTACGTGTAGAGCTTATCAGAATTTATAGTCTGGGAGTAACAGGTTTTGATACCCCGGGTTCCTTAAATATCTCTGAAGAAGCCAGCCATGCTCTTTCAGGAATGCAGAAGTACATTAATGATGATTCCTATTTTAAAAATTATAATACGCAAAAGGCCAATCAGATCTTGTCAGAGGGAATTGATTACCTTTCAGAAAATAAGGATTTTGAAAACTTTGACCGAATTGAATTCTACAAAAAATATATTCAGCCTTTATACGAAGAACTGGGAAGCTGGGATGGCAGACCGGATGACCTGAAAGAATTTTCGGGTTGGAATGTGAATAATAAAAACCTTTTCAGCAGTGACTTTTTAGATCCCTATTTTTATACCTTGCTCAAATCTTCAGAAGATAATCCGGAGCTTCGTAATCTTGGGAAAGCAATCTTCTATGATCAGAATGTAAGCGGAAACGGAAAAATGAGTTGTGCTAGCTGTCATCTTCCGGAAAATGCCTTTACAGACCTTAAGACAAAGTCACAAAGTAATGTTGAGGGAAAAACAGTGCTTAGAAATTCACCATCTTTATATAATGCGGTGTTTGCAAAGAGATTTTTCTATGATCTGCGTGCCTTTTATCTTGAACAGCAGGCAGAACATGTGATCTATAATGAAGAGGAATTCAACACCAGCTACGAAAGCATCATCCAAAAGCTGAAAACAAAGCCTGAGTATAAAAAAGCATTCCGTACAGCCTTTAAAGATGGAAAAATCAATAAGGAAAACTTTTCCAAGGCTTTGAGTTCCTATGTGGCTTCTTTGTATTCCTTTGACAGTGATTTTGACCGCTTTATGAGAAATGAAAAGAATGTTTCTGATGATGTGAAGAAAGGATTTAATTTGTTTATGGGAAAAGCAAGCTGTGCGACCTGTCATTTTGCGCCTCACTTCTCAGGATTGGTTCCTCCGTTTTTTAATGAAAATGAATCTGAAGTGCTGGGGGTAACTGCAAGACCTATCAAACAGCTCCCTGTAGAACTAGATCAGGATCCCGGAAGAGGAAACAGCCCGGTGAGAAAGGAAAAATCCTGGATTTATGACTATTCTTTTAAAACGGTTACCGTTAGAAATATCGCCCTTACAAAACCTTATTTCCATAATGGAGCTTTCAATACATTAGAAGAGGTTCTTGATTTCTATAATGAAGGAGGCGGAGAAGGCTTAGGGTTAAAAATGAAGAATCAGACCCTCGCACCGGACAAATTAAACCTTACCCAAACAGAAATCAATCAGATTATTGCCTTTCTGAATGCCCTTACCGATTTGGGTAAGGCAAAATAG
- a CDS encoding alkaline phosphatase PhoX — protein sequence MKKKLLTIGALALLAGSTIQAQTFIFNKNASWSYKDNNQAQPSDWKSKTYDISTWAVGNGPLGYGDPVTTTINSGLTTAYFAKDITVDLATLSDNVELGVMRDDGIVVYLNGEEVVRDNMPAGVITFNTFSSSIIDGVAENVYNIFSIPKSKFVNGTNRISVELHNRSTTSSDLRIDAYLKTEANTTTPVVCNGSHISCFTSIVPTAQTNKLIIPAEHKYQLILKEGDSYTEGGGLVGGQNDFTGYVAKVGSSTNGYLSVNHETNPGGVTMAEINYNASSKLWQLTRSRAVSFSDPSLVQTIRNCSGGVTPWGTIVTAEESVTANDTNGDGYKDYGWLVEIDPATAQVISKNANGTKGKLWQMGIMNHENVVINNAGTIAYYGEDGGTHMVYKYVMDTPNDLSSGNLYVLKLDQGLTAAGDPAGTTATWVQIPNKEKADQNNTASIAQNFGGTKFNGVEDVDISPLDGKIYFTAKGLDRVYRLQDNGTTASQVETFVGGGSSVYSFNTAQGTKSEAWGDGNDNLTFDELGNLWVLQDGGKNYIWVIAPDHTQANPKVRLFASMPSGSEPTGLTFTPDHKFGFFSIQHPDSTISTDVDATGNTIDYRGKSATIVIALKGNLGIEGSLGTIETKNTENTVIVAPNPTSGMVKINSPKGLKDISVTAYSMDGKIVYTKKFSGTNKALDLDFTQQLEGSRVLILNIEAEGGFQKTVKLLKK from the coding sequence ATGAAGAAAAAACTACTCACAATTGGGGCACTTGCTTTACTTGCTGGTTCTACTATTCAGGCGCAGACTTTTATCTTTAATAAAAATGCATCCTGGAGTTACAAAGACAACAATCAGGCACAGCCAAGTGACTGGAAGTCTAAAACGTATGATATTTCAACCTGGGCGGTTGGGAACGGACCTTTAGGATATGGAGACCCTGTAACGACCACTATAAACTCAGGGCTTACCACTGCTTATTTTGCTAAGGATATTACGGTGGATCTGGCAACACTTTCAGACAATGTGGAGCTTGGAGTAATGAGGGATGACGGTATTGTAGTGTACCTTAACGGAGAAGAAGTGGTAAGAGACAATATGCCTGCAGGTGTTATTACCTTCAATACTTTTTCTAGTTCTATAATAGATGGTGTTGCAGAAAATGTATATAATATCTTCTCAATTCCAAAATCAAAATTTGTAAATGGAACTAACAGAATTTCTGTTGAACTTCATAACAGGAGTACTACAAGTTCTGATCTTAGGATTGATGCCTATCTGAAGACAGAAGCCAATACAACGACTCCTGTAGTGTGCAACGGATCACATATCAGCTGTTTTACCTCTATTGTTCCTACAGCTCAAACTAATAAACTTATCATTCCTGCAGAACACAAGTATCAGCTTATTTTAAAAGAAGGGGATAGTTATACAGAAGGAGGTGGATTAGTAGGAGGTCAGAATGACTTTACAGGCTATGTTGCTAAGGTAGGAAGCAGTACAAACGGGTACCTTTCTGTAAACCATGAAACAAATCCGGGAGGTGTTACCATGGCGGAGATCAACTATAATGCATCTTCAAAATTGTGGCAGCTGACAAGATCAAGAGCGGTAAGCTTTTCAGATCCTAGCCTGGTGCAGACCATCAGAAACTGTTCTGGAGGAGTTACCCCATGGGGAACAATCGTTACTGCAGAAGAATCTGTGACAGCTAATGACACAAACGGAGATGGTTACAAAGACTACGGATGGTTGGTAGAAATTGATCCTGCTACTGCTCAGGTGATCTCTAAAAATGCAAATGGTACTAAAGGAAAACTTTGGCAGATGGGGATCATGAATCATGAAAATGTTGTGATCAACAATGCAGGAACTATAGCATACTATGGTGAAGACGGAGGAACTCATATGGTATACAAATATGTAATGGATACTCCGAACGATCTTTCTTCAGGAAACCTGTATGTGTTGAAACTAGACCAGGGATTAACAGCAGCAGGTGATCCGGCAGGTACCACGGCAACTTGGGTTCAGATTCCGAATAAAGAAAAGGCGGACCAGAACAATACAGCATCAATTGCTCAGAATTTTGGAGGAACTAAATTTAATGGAGTAGAAGACGTAGATATCAGTCCGTTGGATGGTAAAATCTATTTTACGGCAAAAGGATTAGATAGAGTTTATCGTTTACAGGATAATGGAACTACAGCTTCACAGGTAGAAACTTTTGTGGGTGGTGGTTCTTCAGTTTATTCATTCAATACTGCTCAGGGAACGAAATCCGAAGCTTGGGGAGACGGAAATGATAACCTTACCTTTGATGAGCTTGGAAACCTTTGGGTGCTTCAGGATGGAGGTAAAAATTACATCTGGGTAATTGCTCCGGATCATACACAGGCCAACCCAAAAGTAAGACTGTTTGCTTCTATGCCTTCGGGATCCGAACCTACAGGATTAACTTTTACACCTGATCATAAATTCGGATTCTTCTCAATCCAGCATCCGGATTCTACAATCTCTACAGATGTTGATGCAACGGGGAATACAATTGATTACAGAGGGAAATCAGCGACCATTGTTATTGCACTTAAAGGAAACTTAGGAATCGAAGGCAGTTTAGGAACCATCGAAACCAAAAACACTGAAAACACAGTAATCGTAGCACCAAACCCTACTTCAGGGATGGTCAAGATCAATTCACCAAAAGGATTGAAGGATATCTCAGTAACCGCTTACAGTATGGACGGAAAAATTGTTTATACGAAAAAGTTCAGCGGTACAAACAAGGCATTAGACCTTGATTTTACACAACAGTTGGAGGGATCTCGAGTTTTAATTTTAAACATTGAAGCAGAAGGAGGTTTCCAAAAAACTGTAAAGCTTTTAAAGAAGTAA
- a CDS encoding leucine-rich repeat domain-containing protein has protein sequence MKKIFLLISILSLSQVNAQIDPVKYPTFTNIEDALKSKKAVYSMSFREKKLFNLPPQIAQLDSLFFLNIMANKLEKMDQELFALKELEILNVNENSIKYIPDEISKLGKLTTFSMNLNSLTSINPNVAKLQNLKVVHFDANNLNVFPEALMEIAALEEINLQGNQISFIADKLNQIKNLKFLNLANNQINDMGNLSFPKNLQYLELQQNAIVKLPENLFKAQELVFLNVSDNNITEISSRIKGLKNIVSMNLANNNLKDIPVEISQLKNLKTLILIGNPIEKSKVEKLKTLLPETQVYF, from the coding sequence ATGAAAAAAATATTTCTACTTATTTCCATTTTATCCCTTTCCCAGGTCAATGCGCAGATTGATCCTGTTAAATATCCTACATTTACCAATATTGAGGATGCGCTGAAGAGCAAAAAAGCAGTTTACAGCATGAGTTTCAGAGAAAAAAAATTGTTTAATCTCCCACCTCAGATTGCACAATTGGATTCTCTGTTCTTTTTGAATATCATGGCCAATAAACTGGAGAAAATGGATCAGGAATTATTTGCCTTAAAGGAGCTGGAGATCCTGAATGTGAATGAAAACAGCATAAAATACATTCCTGATGAAATAAGTAAACTTGGGAAACTGACTACATTTTCAATGAACCTGAACAGCCTGACAAGCATTAATCCTAATGTGGCAAAGCTTCAGAATTTAAAGGTGGTCCATTTTGATGCCAATAATCTGAATGTTTTTCCCGAAGCACTGATGGAAATTGCTGCCTTGGAGGAAATTAATCTTCAGGGAAATCAGATCAGTTTTATCGCTGACAAACTTAATCAGATCAAAAACCTGAAATTTTTGAACCTTGCCAATAATCAGATCAATGATATGGGGAATCTTTCCTTTCCTAAAAACTTACAATATCTGGAACTGCAGCAGAATGCCATCGTCAAACTTCCGGAAAACCTTTTTAAGGCTCAGGAATTGGTGTTTTTAAATGTAAGTGACAATAATATCACAGAAATTTCATCCCGAATAAAAGGATTAAAAAATATTGTCAGCATGAATCTGGCGAATAATAACCTGAAAGATATTCCCGTAGAAATCAGTCAGCTGAAAAATCTGAAAACCCTGATTCTTATAGGAAATCCTATAGAAAAGTCTAAAGTTGAAAAGCTTAAAACCTTACTGCCGGAAACCCAGGTTTATTTCTAA
- a CDS encoding translation initiation factor, whose translation MDLRDQLKNLFPEHAEQDFEMPEEEFKQKDALVCKFEKKGRNGKPVTIIEGWEGSEDELKKISKKIKTTLGIGGSEKDGTIIIQGDNRDKIMVILKDMGYKTKRVGG comes from the coding sequence ATGGATTTACGTGACCAACTAAAAAACCTTTTTCCTGAACATGCGGAACAGGATTTTGAAATGCCTGAGGAAGAATTCAAGCAAAAGGATGCCTTGGTATGCAAGTTTGAGAAAAAAGGAAGAAATGGAAAGCCTGTAACGATTATTGAAGGATGGGAAGGCAGTGAGGATGAGCTTAAAAAGATCTCAAAGAAAATAAAAACCACCTTAGGCATAGGCGGTTCTGAGAAGGATGGAACGATTATCATTCAGGGTGATAACCGTGATAAAATAATGGTTATCCTTAAAGATATGGGCTATAAAACCAAACGTGTTGGCGGATAG
- a CDS encoding DUF2268 domain-containing putative Zn-dependent protease (predicted Zn-dependent protease with a strongly conserved HExxH motif) → MKTNHVLAILLLTFGITNAQTGFSGDPLNAVFETRDTDNFWKAFDKMQTSKQNPFIDYMKEGSAGVKGFTENRIINADSLYTVVKKRKEDYLKSRNVLAGIKQKEKRTRAIYTSLKYWYPEAKFPPVYFVYGRFNSGGTISKDGIIIGTEKLNNLDGIVSLIAHELIHYQQDNKGKDILLKYALKEGSADFISELISGETINTSTPYYQYGEAHADKLYREFVTVLKTGNSTDWLYGTSKKDDRPNDLGYWMGYKITETYFNKQTDKHKAIHEILDIQNPLLFLKESGFLDEYIKEYAKKNNMKFDDFFKEQL, encoded by the coding sequence ATGAAGACGAACCATGTTCTCGCTATTTTACTTTTGACTTTTGGGATTACAAATGCCCAGACCGGCTTTTCCGGAGATCCGTTGAATGCCGTATTTGAAACCAGAGATACTGATAACTTCTGGAAGGCATTTGATAAAATGCAAACTTCAAAACAAAACCCCTTTATTGATTATATGAAAGAGGGTTCGGCAGGAGTGAAAGGCTTTACAGAAAATAGAATTATCAATGCCGATTCATTATACACCGTAGTAAAAAAGAGAAAAGAGGATTATCTTAAAAGCCGTAATGTTTTAGCCGGTATCAAGCAAAAAGAAAAGAGAACCAGAGCAATCTATACCTCATTAAAATATTGGTATCCTGAAGCTAAATTTCCACCTGTATATTTTGTTTACGGAAGATTTAATTCAGGCGGAACCATTTCTAAGGATGGAATTATTATCGGAACAGAAAAGCTGAACAATCTGGATGGGATTGTATCACTGATTGCTCATGAGCTGATTCATTACCAACAGGATAACAAAGGAAAAGATATCTTATTAAAATATGCCTTAAAAGAGGGAAGTGCAGATTTTATCAGTGAATTGATCTCAGGAGAAACAATTAATACCAGTACTCCGTATTATCAATATGGTGAGGCCCATGCTGACAAATTATACAGAGAATTTGTAACAGTACTGAAAACAGGCAATTCTACAGACTGGCTTTATGGAACAAGTAAAAAAGATGATCGTCCCAATGACCTGGGATATTGGATGGGGTATAAAATTACCGAAACTTACTTTAATAAGCAAACAGATAAGCACAAAGCAATTCATGAGATCTTAGATATTCAAAATCCTCTTTTGTTTCTAAAGGAAAGTGGTTTCTTAGATGAATATATCAAGGAATATGCAAAGAAAAATAACATGAAATTTGATGACTTCTTTAAAGAACAATTATAA